Proteins encoded in a region of the Neodiprion virginianus isolate iyNeoVirg1 chromosome 2, iyNeoVirg1.1, whole genome shotgun sequence genome:
- the LOC124299380 gene encoding 1-phosphatidylinositol 3-phosphate 5-kinase isoform X2, which produces MNKNMNSPSKLTEFAPLSPEENQPVVASLFSKLFNFTKGSLSNDGSATSPNNDEQSSSGESESWKQSDSVEKTPDEDTSSVMNLPLDTIEGRSLPNVLKRISNIVALKSSNLQSYKDTQLRSYWMPDSVSKQCYECGERFTTFRRRHHCRVCGQIFCSRCCSEVIPGKIMGCTGDLRVCTYCCKVVLSYLQSSDMGADLTADLKALQEDLQVKYGNDIPQAAQRNVNDDTDPEIQVRRKTSVGYMEEKYALGCASTGYLSSEERTMALQNSASLRMIYEEIFRSSQAIILQTHRLRLRSYPNCCLGSELVDWMIAQNKAATRVQATAIGQAMLEAGFIECVLTENVFTDGPTIFKPLKPARVQTNSDFSADKRTTCDAQEPAWVKTIPQHDSTTDSESETKQPNSMFSTIGRMPSSSSSFYLDLNLEASTVTLKRPTSEELSVLSVDSIDNLVEKKEVNFTAHECNSGVPDELLKDTLHVQDYKEKNSWHKSNNLKTAFGESNAYNRLETAYKQHEDSLLKQLLNKEGLAQSWSETILPIAHQIVDQVRPNLNHDADDMDIRQYIQIKKVPGGNRNECGIISGLICSKNVAHRGMNAMIAHPKILLLQCGLTYQRVEGKLLSLEPVMLQENEYLGHTVARITALGPDIVLVHRSVSRLAQDRLKDCGVTLVLNVKLSILERVARCTGANIVNSVDAHIAGRYRLGTCQKFYLRNFPNENNGVKTLMFFEGCANSHLGSTILLRGGSQNELKKVKKVTLMMIFSAYSWRMEKSFLMDEFARPPSPKADAFLDENSPKNSVDNADEPEDVLSIERNVDSIQINMFPENYATANDISKNEFSKGDFVFDKDRDLPFEVSRKNDESETQDIDNPLFSPDTFKQGSTILKQDSDPYDTLKLFKSKSKSVASRDKNNETSSRYGSNSIEQIIRDSEQFATASEQNIATEPIKSNTKPHNASEINLINKEYKTDDVAMEMNYPKSDDEMSEKVKLKDKAACEEKRTYSKSVSDHSDPLHQYLNEENDVFNEANLTVQQLSVADLPLSNKFKKALDDTILSVSPYLTFSIPYLETEPGRNCTLRQFFPKEIYHSMQFTDKVEGVRSNSISAECGHQDNQMMNLRLKPPHAFVGTNITNSADSREVQTLLANFRACGSRIYPTNNVIMDMKPTVVPNDRNDHIAKRLDCLDPLTHQRLSVLFCSFSHSSNTTPAFCVNPWVVNMDLYGRNDIALGLFLERYCLTTEYMCPAQACRAQIAQHARRFTHEGGCVHIGLSKLGNEPFGQENTNRILMWSKCNKCKSVSPVVPMSDDTWSLSFAKYLELRFHGSIYIRRGSDSCQHSLHHDHCQYFSRNNMLAIFKYARVSQWEISLPPPLITINYDPKQHSNVIEEMKNVALKGDEVFSSIRDKLVTLAIDPESLNAMKQQLSKDQQYFKNKIEEIQLKLTSPTLENKKMEGRNAEKIVQSLMFRIEDGIVILKRLISEAVFGWNNRILEITAKKKDDKQRRFAERAMTTGSSNFIESEGFVIDDAAPETQLESPMSADYNAVDAVTAVQTDLQSDFVDNSDNEVVENSNPEDIVVIHESPKTHHRSYSDVLPLASDDIPDKKKKKKTILSQLLPSVPIINPIQCPLGSLEHHLLSLGSVVPIVVYESEPSSIIAYALDSLDYKHKLQELLRSTKGSELNPSPLYKRKFSDNKENASELTQSIESKRPQFATNYRRNS; this is translated from the exons atgaacaaaaatatgaattcCCCGTCAAAATTGACGGAATTTGCTCCACTGAGTCCAGAAGAGAATCAGCCAGTCGTTGCATCTCTCTTCTCTAAGTTGTTCAACTTTACCAAAG GGTCGTTGTCCAATGATGGCTCGGCAACCTCTCCTAACAATGATGAACAAAGCTCTTCCGGAGAATCAGAATCATGGAAACAATCTGATAGTGTGGAAAAAACTCCAGATGAAGATACCTCGAGCGTTATGAATTTGCCACTGGACACTATTGAAGGACGTAGCCTGCCTAATGTTCTAAAGCGTATCAGTAACATTGTAGCGCTAAAAAGCAGT AATTTACAATCTTACAAGGATACGCAACTCAGGAGTTACTGGATGCCAGATAGCGTCAGTAAACAATGTTACGAGTGCGGCGAACGCTTCACAACTTTTCGTAGAAGACATCATTGCCGCGTATGTGGCCAAATCTTTTGTTCAAGATGTTGTTCTGAAGTGATTCCTGGAAAGATCATGGGTTGTACTG gTGACTTGCGAGTATGCACTTACTGTTGCAAAGTTGTTTTGTCCTATTTACAATCTTCCGACATGGGTGCTGACCTGACAGCAGATCTCAAAGCGTTACAAGAAGACTTACAAGTTAAGTATGGAAATGATATACCACAGGCAGCTCAGAGAAATGTCAACGATGATACAGACCCTGAGATCCAAGTCAGAAGAAAGACCAGCGTTGGATacatggaagaaaaatatgctTTGGGATG CGCTTCAACAGGATACTTGTCGTCCGAAGAACGAACTATGGCTTTACAAAACTCAGCGTCTCTGAGAATGATTTACGAAGAAATATTCCGTTCTAGTCAGGCTATCATATTACAAACTCACCGACTCAGGCTGCGGAGTTACCCTAATTGCTGTCTGGGTAGCGAGCTAGTTGATTGGATGATAGCTCAAAATAAAGCTGCAACTCG TGTCCAGGCAACAGCGATCGGTCAAGCGATGCTAGAAGCAGGATTTATAGAGTGTGTGCTAACGGAAAATGTGTTCACGGATggtccaacaatattcaaaccaTTGAAACCAGCCAGAGTCCAAACGAATTCAGATTTCTCAGCAGACAAGCGAACAACTTGCGACGCACAAGAGCCTGCCTGGGTGAAAACTATTCCTCAACACGATTCAACTACAg ATTCCGAAAGCGAAACTAAGCAACCGAACTCAATGTTTTCTACAATTGGCCGTATGCCATCATCCAGTTCAAGTTTTTACTTGGATTTAAATCTGGAAGCTTCGACGGTGACATTGAAACGTCCGACGTCTGAAGAATTAAGTGTACTTTCAGTTGATAGTATTGACAacttggttgaaaaaaaagaagtcaaTTTTACAGCACATGAATGTAACTCCGGTGTTCCAGACGAATTATTAAAGGATACACTTCATGTTCAGGactacaaagaaaaaaatagttggcataaatcaaataacttgaaaacTGCTTTCGGTGAAAGCAATGCTTACAATAGATTGGA AACTGCTTACAAACAACACGAAGATTCGTTACTCAAACAACTTTTGAACAAAGAAGGCTTGGCTCAAAGCTGGTCAGAAACAATCCTTCCTATAGCGCATCAAATTGTTGATCAAGTTAGGCCAAATCTCAACCATGACGCCGACGACATGGATATCAGACAGtacattcaaataaaaaaggtACCTGGTGGCAACAGAAATGAGTGCGGCATCATATCTGGCTTGATTTGTAGTAAGAATGTTGCTCATCGAGGCATGAACGCGATGATAGCCCATCCGAAAATTCTACTGCTACAATGTGGTTTGACATACCAACGTGTCGAAGGAAAATTACTGAGCTTAGAGCCAGTTATGTTACAG GAAAATGAATACCTAGGTCACACGGTTGCACGAATAACAGCACTTGGCCCAGACATTGTGTTGGTCCATCGATCCGTATCTAGATTAGCTCAAGATCGACTGAAAGACTGTGGTGTTACTTTGGTCTTGAACGTGAAGCTGAGTATCCTTGAGAGAGTGGCGCGATGTACCGGAGCAAATATTGTTAATAGCGTGGATGCCCATATAGCAGGGCGGTATCGTCTTGGCACGTGCCAAAAGTTCTACCTTAGGAATTTCCCAAACGAAAACA ATGGAGTGAAAACGTTAATGTTTTTTGAAGGGTGTGCAAATTCGCATTTAGGGTCTACTATATTATTGCGCGGAGGATCTCagaacgaattgaaaaaagttaaaaaggTAACATTGATGATGATCTTTTCTGCTTACTCGTGGCGAATGGAAAAATCATTCCTCATGGACGAATTTGCCAGACCTCCATCGCCGAAAGCTGATGCATTTCTGGACGAAAATTCACCTAAGAATTCAGTCGATAATGCTGACGAACCGGAAGATGTGTTGAGTATAGAAAGAAATGTTGACAGTATCCAAATAAACATGTTCCCAGAGAACTATGCTACTGCAAATGATATTAGcaaaaacgaattttcaaaaggCGACTTTGTCTTCGATAAAGACAGAGATCTACCATTTGAAGTCAGtagaaaaaatgatgaaagtgAGACTCAAGATATTGACAATCCATTATTTAGTCCCGATACTTTCAAACAAGGTTCCACAATACTAAAACAAGATTCAGATCCATACGATActctgaaattattcaaatctaAATCGAAATCAGTTGCATctcgtgataaaaataatgaaacttCCAGCAGGTATGGAAGCAATTCTATTGAACAAATTATAAGAGATTCTGAACAGTTTGCCACAGCAAGTGAACAAAATATAGCTACAGAGCCGATCAAAAGCAATACCAAACCTCATAATGCTAGCGAAATAAATCTGATAAACAAAGAATATAAAACTGATGATGTTGCAATGGAAATGAATTATCCTAAATCTGACGATGAAATGAGTGAAAAAGTCAAATTAAAAGATAAAGCGGCGTGCGAAGAAAAACGTACTTATAGTAAATCTGTCAGTGATCACAGCGATCCACTGCATCAGTATTTAAATGAAGAGAACGATGTTTTCAATGAAGCTAACTTAACCGTTCAGCAATTGAGCGTTGCTGATTTACCATTATCCAATAAGTTCAAAAAAGCATTAGACGATACAATACTCAGCGTATCTCCATATTTAACATTTTCCATACCCTACCTAGAAACGGAACCAGGACGGAATTGTACACTCagacaattttttcccaaagaAATATATCATTCCATGCAATTCACAGATAAAGTCGAAGGCGTTAGGTCAAACAGTATATCTGCGGAATGTGGGCATCAAGATAATCAAATGATGAATTTGAGATTGAAACCGCCTCATGCTTTTGTTGGGACTAATATAACTAACAGTGCGGACAGCCGGGAAGTTCAAACACTTTTGGCTAACTTCCGAGCATGCGGAAGTCGAATATATCCTACAAATAATGTTATAATGGATATGAAACCAACTGTGGTGCCGAACGACAGAAATGATCACATTGCCAAACGGCTCGACTGCCTGGATCCCTTGACACATCAGAGGTTATCCGTTCTGTTTTGCAGTTTTTCTCACAGCAGCAACACTACTCCAGCATTTTGCGTAAACCCTTGGGTAGTGAACATGGATTTGTATGGTAGAAACGACATTGCTTTGGGGCTTTTCCTCGAACGTTACTGTTTAACAACCGAATACATGTGTCCAGCACAAGCATGCAGGGCACAAATAGCTCAGCATGCTCGAAGATTCACTCACGAAGGAGGCTGTGTTCATATCGGTTTAAGCAAATTAGGGAACGAGCCGTTTGGCCAGGAAAACACCAATAGAATATTAATGTGGAGTAAATGTAACAAGTGTAAGAGTGTGTCGCCTGTTGTTCCCATGTCAGATGACACATGGTCATTGTCGTTTGCCAAGTATTTGGAACTAAGGTTTCATGGAAGCATTTACATCAGGCGGGGAAGTGATTCTTGTCAACATTCACTTCATCACGATCATTGTCAATACTTCAGCAGAAATAATATGCTGGCAATATTCAAATACGCACGAGTATCTCAATGGGAAATATCTTTACCGCCACCGCTAATAACAATCAATTACGATCCAAAGCAACACAGCAACGTCatagaagaaatgaaaaatgtggCACTCAAAGGAGACGAGGTCTTTTCTAGCATTCGGGATAAGCTTGTTACCTTGGCTATCGACCCTGAAAGTTTGAATGCCATGAAACAGCAGCTATCGAAAGACCAGCAGTacttcaaaaataaaattgaagaaattcagTTGAAGCTAACATCACCAACATTAGAGAATAAGAAAATGGAGGGCAGAAATGCTGAGAAAATTGTACAGTCATTGATGTTTAGGATTGAAGATGGTATTGTGATTTTAAAAAGGCTAATATCCGAGGCAGTTTTTGGCTGGAATAACAGGATCCTAGAGATCACTGCCAAGAAAAAGGATGATAAGCAAAGGAGGTTCGCGGAACGAGCAATGACGACTGGGAGTAGCAATTTCATTGAATCGGAAGGATTCGTTATAGATGATGCAGCACCTGAGACACAACTTGAGAGTCCAATGTCAGCTGACTATAACGCTGTCGATGCAGTTACCGCAGTTCAAACTGATTTGCAAAGCGATTTTGTTGATAATTCAGATAATGAGGTAGTAGAAAACAGCAATCCCGAGGACATTGTAGTGATTCATGAATCCCCTAAAACTCATCATAGGTCGTATTCCGACGTGCTGCCATTGGCGTCGGACGATATACCggacaagaagaaaaagaagaaaacaatatTATCACAATTACTGCCGTCGGTCCCCATCATCAACCCTATACAGTGTCCGTTGGGTTCTCTTGAACATCATTTACTTTCATTAGG GTCAGTCGTACCGATCGTTGTATATGAGTCGGAACCTTCGTCCATAATAGCCTACGCACTTGATTCTCTTGACTATAAACATAAACTGCAAGAACTGTTACGATCTACAAAAGGCTCTGAGTTAAATCCGAGTCCACTTTACAAGCGGAAATTCTCCGATAACAAGGAAAACGCATCTGAATTGACACAATCAATAGAATCAAAACGGCC ACAATTTGCCACAAACTACCGTCGCAACTCTTGA